The DNA sequence TGTCCAACCAGTCCCGCAGCATGGCCACCCGACGCCGGCCAGGCGGGTCTTCGGCCAGCCATTCCCTGGTGAGCCGCCCGGCGCCCAACGGCAGGGACAGGGCCACGTCCGGCTCCTCGTCGACACCGCTGGACATCTCCAGCGAGCCACCACCGATGTCGAGGTTGTTGATCCGCCCGGCACTCCAGCCGAACCAGCGCCGCACCGCCAGGAACGTCAGCCGGGATTCGTCCTCGCCGGCGAGCACCTGCAACTCGACGCCGGCCTCCGACCGCACCCGGGCCAGCACTTCCTCGGAGTTGGATGCGTCTCGCACCGCCGAGGTGGCGAACGCCACTAACTCCGCACAGCCCGAACTCGCTGCGATCGTGGCGAATTCGCCCACCGTCGACACCAGTTTGTCGGCTCCGCGCCGGGTGAGCTTGCCGGAACTGTCAGTGGCCTCGGCCAGGCGCAACGTGGCCTTGGTCGAGCTCATCGGAGTCGGGTGACCACCACGGTGGGCATCGACCACCAACAGGTGGACGGTGTTGCTGCCGACGTCGAGCACCCCTAATCGCACGCACCCAACTTAGTGGGGCGAGGCCCGGACATGGTGAGGCAACGTGAATTTCTGGTCTAGCGTGGAGTTTCGTGACCCCCGCGCAGCACCGCTCCCATCCCGGTGAAGTCGATCTGGACTTCCCCCGCGAATGGGTGGAGTTCTACGACCCCGACAACCCCGAACACCTGATCGCCGCCGACCTCACCTGGCTACTGTCCCGCTGGACCTGTGTTTTCGGCACCCCCGCCTGCCATGGCATCGTGGCCGGCCGCCCCGATGACGGGTGCTGTTCACACGGAGCCTTCCTGTGTGACGACGACGACCGGGCCAACCTCGATGACGCGGTCGCCCAACTCACCGACGCCGACTGGCAGCTGCGCGACAAAGGTCTGGGCCGCAAGGGTTACCTGGAATACGACGAGAACGACGGTGAGCAACAACTGCGTACCCGCACCGTCAAGGGCGCCTGCATCTTCCTGAACCGCCCGGGATTCGCCGGCGGTGCGGGATGTGCCCTGCATATCAAGGCCGTCCGGCTCGGCGTGGAACCCCTGACGATGAAGCCCGAGGTGTGCTGGCAGCTGCCGATCCGGCGCAGCCAGGACTGGGTCACCCGTCCCGACGACACCGAAATCCTCAAGACCACGATCACCGAGTTCGATCGGCGCGGCTGGGGCCCGGGCGGCGAAGACCTGAACTGGTACTGCACCGGCGACCCGGCGGCACACGTCGGCGCCCGGCAGGTCTGGCAGAGTCTGGCGCCCGAACTGACCGAGTTGCTCGGAGCCAAGGCCTATGCCGAGCTGGCGGCGATCTGCGAGCGACGTAACGAACTTGGCCTGGTGGCCATTCACCCCGCCACCCGGGCGTCTCGGCCTACCTGACCGGAGCATCGTGCACTTGGGTGGCCGCAAATTCATGACTCGGATCGCCGCAGGTCAGCTGGCGCTTTCTCGCCGGCACCAGGTTGCCGGGAACGCCGGCTGACAGCGCGATCGGCCAGGTAGCGCGATGGCCGCGGGTGGTCGGGGTCACGACCGAACGATTTTCGGCAGGCGACCGACGCCGGTATGATCGGCCCATAGCGCCGCGTAGCGCACCAACTTCGCGGAGTGCGTACTGAATTGAGAAACGCGCCCAACGCGGGCATGATCGGTATTTTACGACGCCCGCCGGAGATTCATGATCAGGACCGAGATGCATACCGTGGATATGGAGCTCAACCGGAACGGACACACGCCGCCGGTCGTTCTTAGGCCTCCCGTGGTCCTTGAAGCGCGCAAACTCAACAAACAGTTCGGTGAGGGCGATACTGCCACGCCGATTTTGCGCAACATCGATATCCAGATAACTCGCGGCGAATTCGTCGCCATGGTCGGTCCGTCGGGTTCAGGCAAGTCCACCCTGCTGAGCATTCTCGGCCTGTTGGACATGCCGACCAGTGGCGACGTCCTCATCAACGGCCAGAGCGTCTCGCAACTCTCCCGCAAGCAGCTGGCCACCGTGCGATGTCAGACACTCGGCTACGTCTTCCAAGCCTTCAACCTTCTGGCGGGTCTCTCAGTAGTCGAGAACGTGATGCTCCCGGGCCTGCTGGCGGGTAAGTCCGGGCGCACCCAGCACGCGCATGCGATGAGCCTGCTCGACCAGGTCGGCCTGGCCGCCAAGTCCAAGCGCGTCCCGTCGGAATTGTCCGGCGGCGAGCAACAGCGCGTGGCCGTCGCCCGGGCGCTTTTCATGAAGCCCGACGTGATTCTCGCCGACGAGCCGACCGGCAATCTCGACACCGTAAATGGTCAGCGGGTTATTGACGCGTTGTATAACTTGAATGCAGCCGGTCAGACAATTGTTTTGGTGACCCACGACCGGAAAATAGCTGACGACGCTCCTCGTCTGATTTCATTGCTCGACGGTGAAGTTGAGACCGACAGCGGAATGGCTCACGCGGCAAATAATGTGACATGGCTCGCGGAACATTAGCCGCGACATTCGGCCTGCTGCGGATAATCAACTTCCGCGCCGTCCGTAAACACGCATTCCGGGCCGCACTGGCGGCATTCTCACTCGGCGGCGGTGTGGCAGTCGTGGTGGCCGTCATGATCGAGGTCACCAGCGTCTCCAAGGCCGTCGAAGACGTCGGCTACCAGATCGCCGGGCCGGCCCCGCTGCGCGTGGTCGGGGCGGCCACCCGCGGCGGCATCAGTCCCGCCGTCGTCGAAGACTCCCGGGCGGTGCCCGGGGTGGCAGCCGTGGTGCCGGTTATCCGCGGGGTGACCATGATCCGCAACGACGGCAAAGAGAGTTTCGGGCTGGGCCTGGGCGTGGACTGCTCCGCACAGTGGATCGTCGACCCGAAGGTCTGCCAGACCGGGCAGGTAGAGCCCCCGCCGGCAATCTCGAAGACCCTGGGCGACTCCCTGGACGCCTCGGCGACCCTGGTCACCGATGTCGGGCAGCTGTCAGTGGAGAAGTTCCAGCGGGTAGCCGACCTCGACGATGTCAACAACGGCCTGGTGGCGGTGCTGCCGCTGAGCATGGCGAAAGTGCAGTTTGCCCGCGGCGACCGGGTGGACATGCTGTACGTGACCCTGGACAAGGACGCCAACGCCGATGAGGTCCAGCAGCGACTGAAGACCACGCTGGGCCCCACCTACAGCGTGGCGCCCCGCAGCGAGCCAGCGAAGGGCTACAACGTCAACGACGTGCTGCTGCCCCTGCTGGGGATCTTCGCCCTGATCTCGATCGGCGTCGGGGTCATCCTGATCACCCAGATCACTCGGCTCTCCGTGGAGGAGCGCCGACGCGAGATCGCGATCGCGTCGGCATTGGGGGCCTCGCCCGCGTCGATCATGACCGGATTCCTCAGCGAAGCCGGGCTGCTGGGTGCCGTGGGCTCGGCGATGGGCGTGCTGACCGGCATCGTGATCTCCGAACCCATCGTGGCCAGCGCCAGCGAACTGACCGAACGCTTCGTCGGTGTCACCGTGCCGGTAATCCTCAAGCCGGCGATCCTGGTGGTCGGCGTCCTGGCCGGCATCCTGCTGGCGGTGGGGGCCGCGATCGGCCCCGCCCTGTCAGCGTCCAACACTCCCATCGCAGCCGAGCTGTCCGGGCGGGCGGCGCAGGAACAGACCACGCAGCGCAAGATCTGGTTCAAGGCGCTGCTGCTGCTGGCGATCGGACTGACCGGCGTGATCGCGGCGCGGCTGGCCACGCTGTCCGGCGCACTGGTCGCGTGGCAGGCCATCATCGCCGACATCGGCGCGGTGGTCGCCCTCGTCGGCCTCCTGTTGGCTACGGCGTACTTGAGCGCGCAGGCGATCACCAGCCTGCGCCCGCGGCCGGACAAGTCGAGCGGGGCGACGCTGACCATCGCGCTCAACGCGTTGCGCTCGGACCGGTCACGCACCGCCGCTATCTCGGGCGCTATCGCGGTGCCCGTTGTGGTTGCGATCCTGCTGTCCGGATTCCTGGTGGCGATCCACATCGGCGCCACCAAGGTCGCCGAATCGCAGGCGGACGGCCGCATTGCCATCACCACGACACAGTTCGCCGATTACGGGCCCATTGATGCCCGATTCGCTCCGCAGACGGTCAACAAACTGAACTCGGTGGCCGGGGTGGAAAAGACGGAGCGGATGGCTGAAATCGAGATCAGCCTCAAAGACGGGTCGTTGGCGCATATTCAGGCGCAGGATCGGCCGACATTTCCGTTCGGATTACTCGCGGGGCAATCCCCGGAGGCAAGCCAGAAAGCCAATCAGGTCGTCATCGGCAGCGTCCTGGCACGCGAGAAAAATCTCCACATAGGTGACACTCTTGTATTTGGAAGTGGACTCGACGCGCAGGCGATGAGTATCGGCACCATTGTCGCCACCCCCGAATACGGCGGACGTCGCATCTACATGCCCTACGCGATCGCCGAGCAGATCTACGGCCCCCAGCCCGCCGGCCTGATTTTCGCCACCCCGGCGTCCGGGTTCACCGCCGGCCAGGTCATCGAGAACATCAAGGCCGCGCAGTTCGACCAGCCACTGACCGCAGTGGACACCGATGGTTACGCCGCCGACATCGCGGCCTCCATCGGCCGCTATCTCACGCCGCTGAACACGCTGAAGTACGGCCTGCTGGCGATCGCCTTCATCTCGGTGCTGTCGACACTGCTGCTGGTCGGCATCCGCCGCAGGCGCGAGGTGGCGCTGATCCAGGCACTGGGCGCCACTCGCCTGCGCGTGTTCAGCATCACCACCATCGAGGCCGTCGTCGCCGGTGCCGCCGGCGGACTGTTCGGCGCGGTGCTCGCGATCGCCATCTCCGAGGCGGTGCGGCGGGCGGCCGTCGTCAACGTCGGGCTGGTCACCCCGCTGGTGTTCCCCTGGACCGACGCGGTGCTCTATGCCGTGCTGGCCACCGTCGCCGCGGTCTTCGCGGCCATCATTCCCGCCTGGAAGAGCACTCGGTCCACTCCGGCGACCGAACTGCGCGACGAGTGAGCTCGCCGCGCTGACCCGTTAAGGATGCGATGACAGCCACCACCCCCACCGTTCCGGGATTTACCGGCGATGCCGTCTACCCCGGCGAGGCCCGCTACGACGAGGTGCGCCAGGTCTTCAACGGCCTGATCGACAAGCGACCGCGGGTGGTGCTGCAGTGCCGCTCGCAGGACGACATCGTCGCCGCCGTCCGCTACGCCGTGGACTCCGGTGCCCAGATCGCGGTGCGCAGCGGCGGCCACAGCGTCGCCGGCCACTCGGCCACCGATGGCGGCATCGTCATCGACCTGACGCTGATGCGCGGGGTACGGGTCGACGCGCAGGCGCGGATCGCCTACGTCGACGCCGGCGCCACCTGGGGCGACGTGGACCCGGTCACCAGCCGCCACGGCCTGGCCTGCCCCGGCGGGGTGGTCTCGACGACCGGCGTCGGGGGATTTTCGCTCGGCGGCGGCATCGGGTGGCTCTCCCGCGCCCACGGCATGACCTGCGACAACCTGATCGGCGCAACCCTGGTGACCGCGTCCGGCGAGGTATTGACGGTCAGTGAGACCCAGAACGCCGACGTGCTGTGGGGCCTGCGCGGCGGGGGCGGCAACTTCGGCGTGGTGGCGCAGTTCGTACTGCGCCTGCACCCGATCGACGGTGTGGTGGCCGGCGTACAGTCCTACCCCGACACCGACGCCGAGGCAGCTCTCAAGCACTTCCGCGCCCAGATGGACAACGCACCGGATCACCTGGCGTCCATCCTCGACTTCTCCTCCGACCTCACGACGGGCCAGTCGCTGGTCAATGTTCTGGCCTGCTCGACACGGACCGACCCGTCCGCCGGCGAGGACGTGAGCGCGCTGCTCAATGTTCGCGGCGTGGCAGCCAAGCCGGTGGTGGCCGTGCAGCACAAGCTGGACTACTCGACCTGGCAGCAGGCCCTTGATTACACGGCGCCGTACGGCTGGCTGAACTACTGGAAGTCGCTGTTCGTCACCGAGCTCACCGACGAGGCGATCCGGCGCATCGCCCTGCTGGGGCGGTCACGTCCCTCGGCGCAGACCCGGCTGCACCTGATCCGGCTCGGCGGGTACGCCAGCCGGGTTCCGGCGGACTCGACGGCTATCGTCGCCCGCGAACACCCCTACATCATTCATTTGATGGCGACGTGGACCGATCCCGTCGAGAGCGCACGCTGCACGGCGTGGGCCCGGCAGGCTTTCGAGATACTGCGGCCACTGGGCCCGGACAGCGCCTACCTGAACTTCGTCGGGGACGAAGGGCAAGACCGCATTCGCGCGACATTCGGTGACGCCGGCTACCAACGTCTCGCCGAACTCAAGGCACGCCTGGATCCGGCCAACCGATTCACCCTCAACCACAACATCGAGCCTGCGACAGGGAACTAAGCACTCCGCAGTTCTCAGTGTGTCGCCAACGCCGACACACTTTTACGCCAACGCACGGTAGGTATTGTTGTCCGCGGGGAAAGGACGCCAAGATGTCTACCGCGCACGATGATGAGTTGGCCTTCGCCGGCGTCGCGCGCTTGGCGCAGTTGGTGCGCGCGCGTGAGGTGTCGCCGCGCGAACTGGTGACCCTGTACCTGGATCGAATCGCCCGCCTTGACCCGGTTTTGAACGTCTTTCGCACCGTGATGGGCGATCAGGCGATGGCCGAGGCGGCACACGTCGAGCATCGACTGGCCGCCGGGGAAGCACTGCCGTTGGCCGGTGTGCCGATCGCGGTCAAGGACGACACCGACGTGGCGGGCGTTTCCTCGATGTGTGGCACCGGAATTGACGTCGGCCCCGCTAGCGCCGACAGTGCAGCGGTGCGACGGCTCCGGGCTGCCGGCGCGGTGATCATCGGCAAGACTCATCTCTCGGAGTTCGGCGCCTACCCGGTGAGCGAATCGGCGACCTGGGGAGTGACCCGTAACCCGTGGGATCTCTACCGGACCCCGGGCGGCTCCAGCGGCGGCTCAGCCGCGGCCGTCGCCTCCGGCATGGTGCCCGGTGCCACCGGCAGTGACAGTGGCGGCTCGGTCCGCATTCCGGCCGCCTGCTGTGGGCTGGTCGGACTGAAGGGCCAGCGCGGCCGGGTCAGCACCAAGGAGTCGCCGGAGCGGGCTTATCGGTTCCACGGGCTCAACCACATTGGGCCGTTGGCCCGCAGCGTGATGGATGCGGCGCTGCTGCACGACGCGATGACCGGTCCCGAACCCGACGACGAGATTCCCTCGCCACCGCCGGCACCACCACTGATGGAGGCACTACTGGCGCATCCGCGACGGCTGCGGATCGCGATGTCGTTCAAGCCTGTTGTACCGGTACACGTGAGCGAAGAGGTACGCCGCCCGGTGCTGGAGACCGCCGAGTTGTTGCGCTCGATGGGCCACGAGGTGGTCGAGCGCAACCCGGTCTATCCGGTGATGGGTATCGCCGCGGTGCTCGCACTGTTCATGAACGGGTTCGCCCACGAGATCGAGCGGCTCCCGAAAACCGAACTGTTGGAACGGCGTATGCAGGCCGAGGCCCGGACCAGCCGGCTGGTCCCGGATTGGCTGGCCAACCGGGCTGTCGCCGCGGAGCCGCGGATCACCGCGCGCTCGCAGCGCAGGATCGCCGACTTCGACATCCTGATGACACCGGTGCTGGCCATTCCGCCGGTACGGGTGGGCTACTTCGAGGGACTCGGGCCGACCCGGGCGATGCTGAAGATGCTCAAGTTCATCCCGTTCACCTTCCCCCAGTGCTACAGCGGTCAGCCGGCCATGTCAGTCCCGACTGGGATCGCCCCCGACGGCCTGCCCGAGGCGGTGCACCTGGTGGCGCGGGCCAACGACGAGGCCACCCTGGTTTCACTGGCGGCACAGATCGAGGTGGCGCAGCCCTGGGCGCACCGCCGTCCGCCGACCGAGGCGCTGTTGAGCCAGGTCGGCTAGGCCGGCGACCCGGGCCGTTTCGGTAGGCCCAGTGCCGTTGGTCTAGTCACTGTATTCACTTGTGTCACAGTAGTTTTAGTTATGGATTAAGTTCTGCGACATGTCAGACTCCCGAGCTACAATTCGCACATGCGTTCGAATAGCCGGGGAGCGGTCGTGGAGGTGTTCGACGCGCTGTCGGCGGATCTGGATCGGGCGCTGGATCTGGACTTCGATGCACTGACCCCGCGGGAATGCCTAGCCCTGCTGCGACGCTGCGAACTGCTACGGCGCCGGCTTCCCGCGGTGGAGCATCCGATGGTCAACCGGCTCGCCGGCACCGACCCCGCCGAGTTGGGCGGCAAACCCCGTTGGGTGCTGGCAGACGAGTTGCATCTGACCCGCGGAGAGGCCGGGCGGCGTCTGGCGGAGGCCGCCGAACTGGGTGACCGCCGCACCCTCACCGGCGAAGCGTTGGAACCGGTACTGCCGACGGTGGCTACCGCCCAACGTGCGGGGAAGATCAGCACCGCCCACATCGCGGTGATCCGCTCCTTCTTCACCTACCTACCCGCCGAGGTCGACGCCGGCACCCTGACCCAGGCCGAACAACACCTCACCGCATTGGGCACCGAGTGTCGTCCCGACGAACTCGCCAAACTCGCCCAACGCCTCGCCGACCACCTATACCCCGACGGCAACTACACCGAAGACGATCGCGCCAAACGCCGCGGTGTAATCCTCGGCCCGCAAGGCAGCGACGGCATGACCCCCATCAAGGGCTACCTCGACCCCCAAGCCCGCGCCACCTGGGACGCCGTACTGGCCCGCTGGGCAGCCCCCGGCATGTGCAACCCCAACGATGACACCCCCTGTACCGGAGGCACTCCGTCGCAAGCCGCGATCGACACCGATACCCGCAGCGCCGCCCAACGCAACCACGACGCCCTGACCGCCATGTGCCGCGCCCTACTGGCCTCGGGAAACCTCGGCCAGCACAACGGCTTACCGGCCACCATCATCGTCTCCACCACCCTGACCGACCTGGAGAACGGCACCGGCAAAGCCCACACCGGCGGCGGCACCTGGCTCCCCATCCGCGACGTGATCGCCCTAGCCAGCCACGCCCACCACTACCTACGCATCTACGACGGCGCCAAAGAGCTGGCCTTATTCCACACCAAACGGCTGGCCTCACCCGGACAACGCATCGTGCTCTACGCCAAAGAACGCGGCTGCTCCCACCCCAACTGCCCCGTCTCCGGCTACCACTGCGAAGTCCATCACGACGACGACTACGCCAAAACCAGACGCACCGACATCACCGACCTCACCCTGCGCTGCGGCCCCCACCATGAGCTCATCACGTCAGGCGGCTGGCAGACTCGCAAACGCCACGACGGCACCACCCAAACCCTGCCCCCGCCCCATCTAGACCACGGCCAGCCCCGGATCAACCACTACCACCACCCGGAAAAGCTGCTGGGCGACAAGGACTCCGACGACGATGATGAGGATGGACACTAGGTCCCCGTGGCGGCTCGGCTAGTCCAGGTAGCCGTTGTCGCGATACCACTCGTAGCCGGCACGCAGTGCGGTCGCGAACGGGGTGAACGGCACACCCAACTCCTGGCGAGACTTGCTGGCATCGGCGAAGATCTCCGCGGTCGACAGTCGCATCTGGCGGGCGTCGATCGGCAGTCGCGGTCCCACCACGGCGCGCGCCACGCTCACCCCCGCTGCCGCCACCGGAATGAACCAGCGCGGCAACATGACCGAGGGTGGGCGCCGACCGAAGAGTCCGTTGGCGACTGCGAATGCCTCACGGAACAGCAGGTTTTCGCCGCCCAGGATGTAGCGCTCCCCGATCCGACCCCGTTCGGCGGCGGCGATGTGGCCGGCCACCACGTCGTCGACCGAGACGAAGTTGGTGCCGCCGGGCGCAGCGAACCACAACCGGCCGTGCTGCGCTTCGACGAGCATCGCGCTAGCAATGCGGTTGACGTCGCGAGGCCCGATGACCGCCGACGGGTTGACGATCACGACAGGCAGACCGGCCGCGGCGGCCTTCTGTAGCTCGGACTCCGCGAGGTGCTTGCTGTGCGCGTAGGGGAACTGCCGCGGGCGGATGTTGAACTCGTCGGTCTCGACCAGCTCATGACCGCGCTCCGGAACGCCCAGCGCGGCGAGCGAACTGGTGTAAATGAAACGCTTGACCCCGGCGCGCGCAGCGGCGGTTGCCATATCGCGGGTGCCGTCGACGTTGGTGCGATACAGCCGGGTCTGCGTCCGATAGCGCCAGTAGTCCGAGATCGCTGCAGTGTGAAACACCCAGTCACAGTCGGCCATTGCCTCGGTGAGTGCGTCGACGCCATCGTTGACGTCGCCGATCCGGGTCTCGCAGTCCAAACCCTCAAGCGCGGCCATCGGCGAGGTCGAGCGGCGCAACACCCGCACCTGCATGCCCTGCTTCAGCAGCGCGGCAACCAGGTTCGAGCCTACGAATCCGGTTCCCCCAGTGACGAATGCGCGCATGCCGATCAGAACCGGTAGGTCGTGCAACCGACCTCGACGCCCGAGCCGACCGCCATGATCAGGGCGACGTCGCCGGGCTTCACCAGGCCGCGCCGGCGCGCGTCGGCGATCTGGTAGGGCAGCGTCGAGGTGAACGGGTCACTGGTCTGGCCCTGCGCCTCGAGGTCGACGAACCGCGAGCGGTCCACGCCGATGTGCGCGGCCAACTCATCGAGAGCGGCACCGGGCAGGTACGGCGGGAACACCACGGCGATGTCCTCGGGCGCCAACCCCTCCAGCGTCAGCAACTCCTTGACCGACGACGGCAGGCAGCTGACGTAGATCGCGACCAGGTTCGGGTCGCGGTCGATCCGCAGCCACATCCGGCCGTCGCGCTCCTGGGTGTAGGTGGCCAGCGCGCCGCGGTGCTCCGGGTGGTGACCGAAGACGAACCGGCCGAAGCCTTCTGGCCCGTGGCTTGGGCTCAGCATGATCGCCGACCCGGTCTCGGAGATGCCGTTGCGCGGGTAGCCGCTCTCCGGGGTGTTGTTCTCCACTTCGGAGGCCAGCACCATGGCATGTCCGGTCCGCCCGGCACCGATCATGCCGGCCGCGACATGGCACCCATTGAGGAAACCGACCGCTCCGTTGAGGACGTCGAACGCGAAGGTCTTGGGGGCGTCTGCGGACTCCGGCTCGGCGTTGATCCCGACCTCACCGGCAACCAGGGTGGCGACCGCCGGCTCGGACAGGAAGTCGTCGCGGTAGATGCCGGCGTGAATCACCAGCCCGACATCGGTCCTGTCCACTCCACTGTCGGCCAGGCAGGCGGCGGCGGCGTCGACGGCGAACTGGATCGAGCTGGGCTCGGTCTGTCCCTCGGGGGCGAACCCGATCCCGTCGATGCGCACCCGCGGCGTCGCCGGCAGCTCCCGGCGCCCGCCGGACCGGCTGGCACGGCCCGAGTGTCCGTTGCCGGCCCGGCGCATCCGATCCGGCAGGTCATCAAACGTGTAGAGGCCGGTGCCGATGGTCTGCCCGGAGCCGGTGATGGACAGCACCACGTTGTCGCCGGAGTTGATCCGTCCCGCATTGATGTAGTCATACAGCGCGACGAAATGCGTTGTGGTGGCGGTATTCCCACGCTCAGCAAGGTTGCAGATGGTGTTGGCCCGGCTTGCGGCACCGGCACCGAAAACCCGATTGATGGTCAAGATGGCGTCGTTGATCGACGCCTCGGAGGTCTGGTGCATCAGCAGCTGATCGGCCGTCTCCGGTCGCCAGCCGTGCCGCTGCATAACCGCCGCCACATAGGGAACCGAGTGCTTCACCGCGATCGCGGTCTGGGTGACCGAGTCGGTGACCATGATGGCGCCGCCGTGCGGTCCTTCGGTGGCCTTGGCGATGCACAGCTTGGCGAATTCGCTGTAGGTGGCCAGGTCCAGGTCGTGGAAACCGACCCGGTCGTTGGGCCCGAGTTCGAGCACTGCAGCCGCGCCGGCGTCGCCGACGGTCAGGCAGGCCAGCCGCGGGTCCATCGCACTTTCGATCTCCTGCTGCGCGGTCTCGGTGATGTGGCTGATGTATTCGCCACTGACCACCAGCGCGTTGCGCACCAGGCCGGTCTTGAGGAAGTCCTGAGCCACGCTGACGCCGGTGAACATGCCCGCGCAGGCGTTGTTGATGTCGAAGCAGACGGCGCTCGTCAGCCCCAGTTGGTCACGGAACTGCGACGCGGTGCTCGGCTCGAAGGTGAACATGTGCTCCGGGCCATCGCAGCGCGAGATGTTGCAGGCGATGACAAGGTCGATCTCTTCGGGGGCGTAGCTCGACCGCGACAAGCAGTCGGCGATCGCCTTGCGGCCCAAGTCTATCGAGAATTCGTCTTGGCCGGCCATCCGCCGGTTCTTGATGCCGGTGAGACGCTCCAGCGGGATCTTCACCTCGTTGACGCAGTCGGCCAGCACCTGTTCGGTGGAGACCGCCCGCGGCGGCAGGTACACGCCGAGGCTCTCGATCACCACGTTGCGTGCCGGACCATTCTGCACGGGTGTGATCACCGGGGCCGGGGCAAGCTTGGGCGCCGGGACTGGTTGAGTAACCACCACGGTTTCTGACTGCTCCGTAGGCTTTTCGGCGACCTGCTCGGTCCTGGCAGCCCCACCGATCGGACCGAACTCGGCGGCCAGCTCGGCGATGGTGCCGTAGACGAACAACGACTCCGGCCGCAGTTCCAGCCCGAGCTCCCCCACGCGCACTGCAACTTCCAGCGCCTGGGTGGAGGCGCCGCCGAGGGCGAAGAAGTCGTCGGTGACGCCGACCCGGTCCACGTCGAGCACCTCGCGCCAGATCTCGGCCAGTGCCTGTTCGGTCTCGTCGCGGGGCGCGACGAATTCCACCGGCGCGGCGTCGAGGTCCTTGTCGAGGGCCAGCAACGCCCGGCGATCCACCTTGCCGCTGGCCGACAACGGCAGCAGGTCGCCTGCGC is a window from the Mycobacterium sp. SVM_VP21 genome containing:
- a CDS encoding Ppx/GppA family phosphatase translates to MRLGVLDVGSNTVHLLVVDAHRGGHPTPMSSTKATLRLAEATDSSGKLTRRGADKLVSTVGEFATIAASSGCAELVAFATSAVRDASNSEEVLARVRSEAGVELQVLAGEDESRLTFLAVRRWFGWSAGRINNLDIGGGSLEMSSGVDEEPDVALSLPLGAGRLTREWLAEDPPGRRRVAMLRDWLDTELAGAAAAVLDAGPPDLAVASSKTFRSLARLTGAAPSAAGPRVRRTLTATGLRQLISFISRMTTADRAELEGVSAERAPQIVAGALVAEASMRALAIETVEICPWALREGLILRRLDSEADGVTLFGAPAAGMAAARSKGGHR
- a CDS encoding ABC transporter ATP-binding protein, which gives rise to MIRTEMHTVDMELNRNGHTPPVVLRPPVVLEARKLNKQFGEGDTATPILRNIDIQITRGEFVAMVGPSGSGKSTLLSILGLLDMPTSGDVLINGQSVSQLSRKQLATVRCQTLGYVFQAFNLLAGLSVVENVMLPGLLAGKSGRTQHAHAMSLLDQVGLAAKSKRVPSELSGGEQQRVAVARALFMKPDVILADEPTGNLDTVNGQRVIDALYNLNAAGQTIVLVTHDRKIADDAPRLISLLDGEVETDSGMAHAANNVTWLAEH
- a CDS encoding FtsX-like permease family protein; this translates as MARGTLAATFGLLRIINFRAVRKHAFRAALAAFSLGGGVAVVVAVMIEVTSVSKAVEDVGYQIAGPAPLRVVGAATRGGISPAVVEDSRAVPGVAAVVPVIRGVTMIRNDGKESFGLGLGVDCSAQWIVDPKVCQTGQVEPPPAISKTLGDSLDASATLVTDVGQLSVEKFQRVADLDDVNNGLVAVLPLSMAKVQFARGDRVDMLYVTLDKDANADEVQQRLKTTLGPTYSVAPRSEPAKGYNVNDVLLPLLGIFALISIGVGVILITQITRLSVEERRREIAIASALGASPASIMTGFLSEAGLLGAVGSAMGVLTGIVISEPIVASASELTERFVGVTVPVILKPAILVVGVLAGILLAVGAAIGPALSASNTPIAAELSGRAAQEQTTQRKIWFKALLLLAIGLTGVIAARLATLSGALVAWQAIIADIGAVVALVGLLLATAYLSAQAITSLRPRPDKSSGATLTIALNALRSDRSRTAAISGAIAVPVVVAILLSGFLVAIHIGATKVAESQADGRIAITTTQFADYGPIDARFAPQTVNKLNSVAGVEKTERMAEIEISLKDGSLAHIQAQDRPTFPFGLLAGQSPEASQKANQVVIGSVLAREKNLHIGDTLVFGSGLDAQAMSIGTIVATPEYGGRRIYMPYAIAEQIYGPQPAGLIFATPASGFTAGQVIENIKAAQFDQPLTAVDTDGYAADIAASIGRYLTPLNTLKYGLLAIAFISVLSTLLLVGIRRRREVALIQALGATRLRVFSITTIEAVVAGAAGGLFGAVLAIAISEAVRRAAVVNVGLVTPLVFPWTDAVLYAVLATVAAVFAAIIPAWKSTRSTPATELRDE
- a CDS encoding FAD-binding oxidoreductase, with the translated sequence MTATTPTVPGFTGDAVYPGEARYDEVRQVFNGLIDKRPRVVLQCRSQDDIVAAVRYAVDSGAQIAVRSGGHSVAGHSATDGGIVIDLTLMRGVRVDAQARIAYVDAGATWGDVDPVTSRHGLACPGGVVSTTGVGGFSLGGGIGWLSRAHGMTCDNLIGATLVTASGEVLTVSETQNADVLWGLRGGGGNFGVVAQFVLRLHPIDGVVAGVQSYPDTDAEAALKHFRAQMDNAPDHLASILDFSSDLTTGQSLVNVLACSTRTDPSAGEDVSALLNVRGVAAKPVVAVQHKLDYSTWQQALDYTAPYGWLNYWKSLFVTELTDEAIRRIALLGRSRPSAQTRLHLIRLGGYASRVPADSTAIVAREHPYIIHLMATWTDPVESARCTAWARQAFEILRPLGPDSAYLNFVGDEGQDRIRATFGDAGYQRLAELKARLDPANRFTLNHNIEPATGN
- a CDS encoding amidase family protein translates to MSTAHDDELAFAGVARLAQLVRAREVSPRELVTLYLDRIARLDPVLNVFRTVMGDQAMAEAAHVEHRLAAGEALPLAGVPIAVKDDTDVAGVSSMCGTGIDVGPASADSAAVRRLRAAGAVIIGKTHLSEFGAYPVSESATWGVTRNPWDLYRTPGGSSGGSAAAVASGMVPGATGSDSGGSVRIPAACCGLVGLKGQRGRVSTKESPERAYRFHGLNHIGPLARSVMDAALLHDAMTGPEPDDEIPSPPPAPPLMEALLAHPRRLRIAMSFKPVVPVHVSEEVRRPVLETAELLRSMGHEVVERNPVYPVMGIAAVLALFMNGFAHEIERLPKTELLERRMQAEARTSRLVPDWLANRAVAAEPRITARSQRRIADFDILMTPVLAIPPVRVGYFEGLGPTRAMLKMLKFIPFTFPQCYSGQPAMSVPTGIAPDGLPEAVHLVARANDEATLVSLAAQIEVAQPWAHRRPPTEALLSQVG
- a CDS encoding HNH endonuclease is translated as MRSNSRGAVVEVFDALSADLDRALDLDFDALTPRECLALLRRCELLRRRLPAVEHPMVNRLAGTDPAELGGKPRWVLADELHLTRGEAGRRLAEAAELGDRRTLTGEALEPVLPTVATAQRAGKISTAHIAVIRSFFTYLPAEVDAGTLTQAEQHLTALGTECRPDELAKLAQRLADHLYPDGNYTEDDRAKRRGVILGPQGSDGMTPIKGYLDPQARATWDAVLARWAAPGMCNPNDDTPCTGGTPSQAAIDTDTRSAAQRNHDALTAMCRALLASGNLGQHNGLPATIIVSTTLTDLENGTGKAHTGGGTWLPIRDVIALASHAHHYLRIYDGAKELALFHTKRLASPGQRIVLYAKERGCSHPNCPVSGYHCEVHHDDDYAKTRRTDITDLTLRCGPHHELITSGGWQTRKRHDGTTQTLPPPHLDHGQPRINHYHHPEKLLGDKDSDDDDEDGH